The following coding sequences are from one Triticum dicoccoides isolate Atlit2015 ecotype Zavitan chromosome 4A, WEW_v2.0, whole genome shotgun sequence window:
- the LOC119288193 gene encoding dolichyl-diphosphooligosaccharide--protein glycosyltransferase subunit DAD2-like, with translation MPKAAGDAKLLVQSLTKAYAATPTNLKIIDLYVVFAVATALVQVVYMGIVGSFPFNSFLSGVLSCIGTAVLGVCLRIQVNKDNKEFKDLPPERAFADFVLCNLVLHLVIMNFLG, from the exons ATGCCGAAGGCTGCGGGGGACGCCAAGCTCCTGGTCCAGTCCCTCACCAAGGCCTACGCCGCCACGCCCACGAATCTCAAG ATCATTGACCTGTACGTGGTTTTCGCCGTGGCCACTGCCCTGGTTCAG GTCGTTTACATGGGAATAGTTGGGTCATTCCCCTTCAACTCTTTCCTGTCTGGTGTCCTGTCGTGCATCGGAACTGCAGTGCTTGGTG TTTGCCTCCGTATTCAAGTCAACAAGGACAACAAGGAATTCAAG GATCTTCCCCCGGAAAGGGCCTTTGCTGATTTCGTCCTGTGCAATCTGGTGCTCCACCTGGTGATCATGAACTTCCTCGGATGA